A window from Gemmatimonadaceae bacterium encodes these proteins:
- the pepT gene encoding peptidase T — protein MTLRPARESVVDRFLRYVRIDTQSAEDATTTPSTATQWDLSRLLVTELQQLGAQDARIDEYCMVYAKIAGNAPNSKDIPVIGLLAHVDTSPATSGANVKPIIHKNYQGGDIVLPGDPSQVITVAQHPLLKTMIGDDIITTDGTTLLGSDDKAGVATIMTLVDTLQQNPDIIHGPLAIGFTADEEIGTGIEKFEVEGFGARFAYTVDGGPLGEISEETWSARLATVAFHGRNTHPGTAKGVMVNSIYAMAYFLTRMPHDMLPESTEGRIGFVHPYIGAADVAESSIKVLLRDFDLAGLQAKEAMIRTLAADTEKEFPGVTVSVSVKENYRNMKEVLAKHPELTEYAMEAARRAGLEPFVEPIRGGTDGSKLTFRGLPCPNIFTGGHEFHGKLEFNSRRGLEKTTETLVHLVQIFAERA, from the coding sequence ATGACCCTTCGTCCCGCTCGCGAATCCGTCGTCGATCGGTTCCTGCGCTACGTGCGCATCGACACGCAATCGGCCGAAGACGCGACGACGACGCCGAGCACGGCGACGCAGTGGGATCTGTCGCGGCTGCTCGTCACCGAACTGCAGCAGCTCGGCGCGCAGGACGCGCGCATCGACGAGTACTGCATGGTGTACGCGAAGATTGCCGGTAACGCGCCGAATTCCAAGGACATTCCCGTCATCGGCTTGCTCGCGCACGTCGATACCTCGCCGGCGACGTCGGGCGCGAATGTGAAGCCCATCATTCACAAGAACTATCAAGGCGGCGACATCGTGTTGCCGGGCGATCCCTCGCAGGTGATCACCGTCGCGCAGCATCCCCTGCTGAAGACGATGATCGGCGACGACATTATCACCACGGACGGCACGACGCTCCTCGGCTCCGATGACAAGGCCGGCGTAGCGACGATCATGACGTTGGTCGATACGCTGCAGCAGAATCCGGACATCATCCACGGCCCGCTGGCGATCGGATTCACCGCCGACGAAGAGATCGGCACGGGCATCGAGAAGTTCGAGGTCGAAGGCTTTGGCGCCCGCTTCGCCTACACGGTGGATGGCGGCCCGCTCGGCGAGATCAGCGAGGAGACGTGGAGCGCGCGGCTCGCGACGGTGGCGTTTCATGGGCGGAACACGCATCCGGGGACGGCGAAAGGCGTGATGGTCAACTCGATCTACGCGATGGCGTATTTCCTCACGCGCATGCCGCACGACATGCTGCCCGAGAGTACCGAGGGTCGCATCGGGTTCGTGCACCCCTACATTGGAGCGGCCGATGTTGCCGAATCCAGCATTAAAGTATTGTTACGCGATTTCGACCTGGCGGGACTCCAGGCCAAGGAGGCGATGATTCGCACGCTCGCCGCCGACACCGAGAAGGAATTCCCGGGCGTCACCGTGTCGGTGAGCGTGAAAGAGAACTATCGCAACATGAAGGAAGTGCTGGCGAAGCATCCTGAATTGACGGAATACGCGATGGAGGCGGCGCGGCGCGCGGGACTCGAGCCCTTCGTGGAGCCCATTCGCGGCGGCACGGACGGGTCGAAGCTCACGTTCCGCGGGCTGCCCTGCCCGAACATCTTCACCGGCGGGCACGAGTTTCACGGCAAGCTCGAGTTCAACTCGCGGCGCGGCCTCGAGAAGACGACCGAGACGTTGGTGCATCTCGTCCAGATCTTCGCGGAGCGCGCCTAG